The Bradysia coprophila strain Holo2 chromosome IV unlocalized genomic scaffold, BU_Bcop_v1 contig_84, whole genome shotgun sequence genome window below encodes:
- the LOC119072719 gene encoding uncharacterized protein LOC119072719 isoform X1 has protein sequence MTIQHWIKKMFAPRNSSPVQLFTSDEIAAYQIKLKKVLGLTVCSNAALDVSPTTGVLAYPAGCTVVLFNSKKLNQSYLLNTSRKAITAIAYSQCGRYIATGECGQNPAIKVWELDTTNGKAESGTTGGTMVAEFLGHKYAISCIAFSPTGKYLVSVGSQHDMIVNVFDWKSNLKIASNKVSAKVVDVCFSEDGSYFVTVGNRHVKYWYLEGSRKYKEPIPLMGRSAILGELRNNDFCAVACGKGDAADSTYAITRNGHLVEFNSRRLLDKWVACRTTSANCLCISSKYILVGCAESIIRVFSAETLEYLTTLPRTHYLGADVAQGTHISHITAVPPNAKFPDTIAMVFDEPRSRVSCVYNDHSLYIWDLRDIRRVGKSHSFLYHSACIWGVETVPSHNYLKTNVSNKLPLDCFLTCSSDDTIRVWGLDDCENNEIYRRNIYSKELLKVLYIDDELNYIKDVDNPILNMEKPSSYDGRNGVRCIKISPDHIHLATGDRSGNIRIFNLENLKLITTIEAHDSEVLCLEYTSEKIDRKLLASASRDRLIHIFDVENSYQILQTLDDHSSSITSVKFIAGISGSAFQMVSCGADKSIIFRTFQQNQFLRGNNCSGKNTLYDMEIDSNSKHILTACQDRNIRIYGTQNAKHTKTFKGSHSDEGSLIKLCLDLSGIYIATSCTDKTLSVYDYYSTECMARMYGHSELVTGLKFTNDCRHLISASGDGCLFIWDVPHDMMVTMQARLSQQALRSGHPSVPRHISQSTASDESLTPHADTFGSPPNFLDDLPNKPGYRFSDVGQLPQWAKKKTNDDSPPPSANVLSSSPSQSQLFGAGSKPRGRWAQKGTFEPDALELRPADSPNSSYTIPTIQTNNQTSDYNSGSSKDVYNTYLSEDSSIDSGMENRRDLLSVSKNDKKLNSMNFESNNEHDGDVEDISDGERTSSDHGMMFYPTVAPGTPTDFKVNAMNEDELRKSVRRQKFERQGLSLPTATTPTGTGSSSPSQSQMFNTTDDEDEGSTPSGDNAERSLASTLGGSSESIPQQSSSSFLQAALDGPGALSDRGERSRRSISAKHNTDNKNSSYSKSFSNTKKEELMKVINEAKQKLENADSYRSAGKKLKTIHEVGYRSNLRASQSIADLSRSSHVDNSLAGRLQRTGDNNKTHANYLNCAAPKSVLTHNCNIVRQLQRDYPPYPCEIGLYHNASTAHSLPQKAQPPLPSTKSSTRPNTLELPNLDQVSTTSNKPTVLPIKGQKHPSILKHYKSCPVSPVHEEVDWSSFAAANQVGNKITVTEPPKRHSMYHEDAKTILDMIHNDTEKMIAEITEKYGDLDDFDPKRSFIPKSNSTGDMLKPRYSKSTLQDNEYFDNDDGNFSSDSLEDCSLDLDVPNFDRRKATKSVCPKHNRRNDQPTTLPKRSSSDYFIYEDFGFATYRNVSLSDILNDDNEPKDNSLFNSHQRHSSASFFLSGDCNKKSQESLLSDEYSIGGAEGVSYCNSMESILSDDSECKSAPLEALFIRTKREILGSYATANNESRTVELASKSYGSSPNATSGFDYYMQTYDMSGYGYETLLDNQVGSDSSRTLNPKPFATNTVTSSPTFPWLSTAAPTSKIDEFIPRLTSNNYSSSVNKSLSKEFANHRQNCKTNPIFECADERSSQKKMPSQPKTVKRIDIFKDPSVYVMKKSCSFDIDMFDGRRTQRSTKKYEQNLEKFEKERKMSGQYGGTLEMDYVPHKPPPAKNRRSSSVKSKRSLRDKDRYHTVGNCETNVQQSDKPSDEKSFDVYVAEKGVTEDENVDHLKLYDKPVVPKDSSAELFDQLHEKRDGIDDGSVLNSKFLSQSEYLKFQDIEKKIDVINKLVELEEKKLEHERILKENRMKPFQCNSKEKGYVKSLTMNFDNLAKTLQYENDYVLTQRQFEQRMKRNFSLPDVLEGAKLQLCELNIDDNSNQQFENALSLEGVRTSAFYLLQFLLIFSVIVVLHDLFNAA, from the exons GTGCACAGTCGTCTTATTTAACTCAAAGAAACTGAATCAATCATACTTACTGAATACGTCCAGAAAAGCCATTACCGCTATTGCCTACTCACAATGTGGACG TTACATTGCAACTGGAGAATGCG GTCAAAATCCGGCAATCAAAGTTTGGGAACTGGATACGACAAATGGAAAAGCAGAGAGTGGCACAACTGGTGGCACTATGGTAGCCGAATTTCTCGGTCACAAATACGCCATCAGTTGCATAGCATTTTCACCGACCGGCAAGTATCTAGTGTCTGTCGGCTCCCAACATGACATGATTGTGAACGTATTCGATtggaaatcaaatttgaaaattgcatCGAACAAAGTCAGTGCCAAGGTGGTGGATGTGTGTTTCAGCGAGGATGGAAGTTATTTTGTTACTGTAGGAAATAGACACGTTAAATATTGGTATTTGGAAGGGAGTAGGAAG TACAAAGAACCAATACCACTCATGGGAAGAAGCGCCATTCTAGGTGAATTACGAAATAACGATTTTTGTGCGGTTGCCTGCGGTAAAGGTGATGCTGCCGACAGTACATATGCTATAACTCGGAATGGCCATTTAGTCGAATTTAATTCAAGACGTCTGCTTGATAAATGGGTTGCGTGTCGAACAACATCAGCGAATTGTCTGTGCATCAGTTCCAAATACATTCTTGTTGGCTGTGCTGAATCAATAATTCGTGTGTTCAGTGCCGAAACGTTGGAGTATCTGACCACATTACCGCGAACGCATTACTTGGGTGCAGACGTGGCGCAAGGTACACACATCAGTCACATAACAGCCGTTCCACCAAATGCTAAATTTCCCGACACAATTGCAATGGTATTCGACGAGCCGCGGTCACGGGTCAGTTGCGTGTACAACGATCACAGTTTGTACATCTGGGATCTGCGAGACATTCGACGCGTCGGCAAAAGTCATTCGTTTCTGTATCATTCCGCGTGCATCTGGGGCGTAGAAACTGTGCCATCACACAATTACCTGAAAACTAATGTTTCGAATAAACTGCCATTGGATTGCTTCTTGACGTGTTCGTCGGACGATACGATTCGTGTGTGGGGTCTGGACGACTGtgaaaacaacgaaatttaTCGGCGTAACATTTACAGCAAAGAACTGCTCAAAGTTCTGTACATCGACGACGAACTGAACTACATCAAAGACGTGGACAATCCGATATTGAACATGGAAAAGCCGTCCAGTTACGATGGTCGTAACGGTGTTCGATGCATCAAAATTAGTCCCGATCACATCCATTTGGCCACTGGTGATAGAAGTGGCAACATTCGTATTTTTAAtctagaaaatttgaaattaatcacAACTATCGAGGCACACGACTCGGAAGTGTTGTGTCTTGAGTATACCAGTGAGAAAATCGATCGAAAGCTGTTGGCCAGTGCCAGTCGCGATCGACTCATTCACATTTTTGACGTTGAAAACAGTTACCAGATACTACAAACGTTGGACGATCATTCGAGCAGTATAACTTCTGTGAAGTTTATAGCCGGCATCAGCGGGAGCGCTTTTCAAATGGTCTCGTGCGGTGCGGATAAGTCAATTATTTTCCGAACGTTCCAACAGAATCAATTCTTGCGCGGAAACAATTGTTCCGGCAAAAATACATTGTACGACATGGAAATCGACAGCAATTCGAAGCACATCCTAACCGCATGCCAGGACAGAAATATCCGGATCTACGGTACACAAAACGCCAAACACACCAAAACATTCAAGGGTTCGCATTCCGATGAGGGCAGTCTGATCAAACTCTGCTTGGATCTCAGCGGTATTTACATAGCCACATCCTGCACGGACAAAACGTTGAGTGTCTACGATTATTATTCGACCGAATGCATGGCTAGAATGTACGGTCACAGTGAATTGGTAACGGGCCTTAAGTTTACCAACGACTGCCGACACTTGATATCAGCCAGCGGCGATGGATGCTTGTTCATTTGGGACGTTCCGCACGATATGATGGTGACAATGCAGGCTCGACTGTCTCAACAAGCTTTGCGATCGGGTCATCCAAGTGTTCCTCGACACATAAGCCAGTCAACGGCTAGTGATGAATCCCTTACACCCCATGCAGACACATTCGGGTCGCCGCCCAATTTTCTGGATGATTTGCCAAATAAACCAGGTTATCGTTTCTCAGATGTTGGACAACTGCCACAATGggcgaaaaagaaaacaaatgacGATTCACCACCACCCAGTGCTAATGTTCTTAGTTCCAGTCCTAGTCAAAGTCAA TTATTCGGAGCGGGATCGAAGCCTCGTGGTCGTTGGGCGCAGAAGGGAACCTTCGAACCGGATGCTTTGGAATTGCGACCAGCTGATAGTCCTAATTCATCGTACACAATACCAACCATTCAAACAAATAATCAGACTTCTGACTACAACAGCGGCAGTTCCAAAGATGTTTACAATACGTACCTTAGCGAAGACAGTTCGATTGACAGTGGCATGGAAAATCGACGAGATTTGTTGTCGGTGTCGAAGAAT GACAAGAAACTGAACAGCATGAACTTTGAGTCGAACAATGAGCACGATGGCGATGTGGAGGACATATCCGATGGAGAACGAACTAGCTCCGATCACGGAATGATGTTCTATCCCACTGTGGCACCTGGTACTCCAAC GGATTTCAAAGTGAATGCAATGAACGAGGATGAGCTACGGAAATCGGTACGTCGGCAGAAATTTGAACGTCAAGGGTTAAGTTTACCAACTGCTACAACTCCAACTGGAACTGGCAGTTCCAGTCCTAGTCAGAGTCAA ATGTTCAACACAACAGACGATGAAGATGAAGGCTCAACTCCTAGTGGTGATAATGCGGAACGATCGTTAGCGTCCACATTGGGTGGCAGTTCTGAAAGTATACCTCAACAAAGTTCATCTAGTTTTCTACAAGCAGCTCTCGATGGACCTGGTGCTTTGTCGGACAGAGGCGAGAGAA GTCGACGAAGCATCAGTGCAAAACACAATACGGACAACAAGAATTCGTCGTATTCGAAATCGTTTTCAAATACTAAGAAAGAAGAACTGATGAAAGTGATCAACGAGGCCAAacagaaattggaaaat GCTGATAGCTATCGTAGCGCAggtaaaaaactgaaaacaataCACGAG GTGGGCTATCGATCGAATTTACGAGCCAGTCAAAGTATAGCTGATTTAAGTCGATCCTCGCATGTCGATAATTCGTTGGCAGGTCGCTTACAACGAACCG GAGACAATAATAAAACTCATGCAAACTACTTGAACTGTGCTGCACCAAAATCTGTACTAACCCATAACTGTAACATCGTACGTCAATTACAGCGTGACTATCCACCGTATCCGTGTGAAATAGGTCTTTATCACAACGCATCCACAGCACATTCATTACCACAAAAAGCACAACCACCATTACCATCAACGAAATCATCAACACGTCCGAATACTTTAGAATTACCCAATTTGGATCAGGTGTCCACAACGTCGAATAAACCGACAGTATTGCCGATCAAAGGACAAAAGCATCCGAGTATCCTCAAACACTATAAATCGTGCCCGGTGTCGCCAGTTCACGAAGAAGTGGACTGGTCCAGTTTTGCCGCAGCCAATCAGGTTGGCAATAAAATCACCGTAACTGAACCACCAAAACGCCATTCCATGTACCATGAAGATGCCAAAACCATTTTGGATATGATACACAATGACACCGAGAAGATGATAGCGGAAATAACCGAAAAGTACGGTGATCTGGATGATTTTGATCCGAAGCGGTCATTCATACCGAAAAGCAATTCTACTGGCGATATGCTTAAGCCAAGATACAGTAAATCCACGCTACAAGATAATGAATACTTCGACAACGACGACGGTAATTTTAGTTCAGATTCGCTAGAAGACTGTAGCTTGGATCTTGATGTGCCAAATTTTGATCGTCGCAAAGCAACCAAATCAGTTTGTCCGAAACACAATCGACGAAATGATCAGCCAACCACACTTCCCAAGCGTTCAAGCTCAGACTACTTCATTTACGAAGATTTCGGTTTCGCTACGTATCGAAACGTGTCGTTATCCGACATTTTAAACGACGACAATGAACCCAAAGACAATTCATTGTTCAATTCCCACCAAAGACATTCAAGTGCTAGCTTCTTTCTGTCGGGCGATTGTAACAAGAAAAGCCAGGAAAGTTTGTTGTCCGACGAGTATAGTATCGGTGGGGCTGAAGGTGTAAGCTATTGTAACAGCATGGAAAGCATCTTGTCTGATGACTCGGAATGCAAAAGTGCTCCACTGGAAGCGTTATTCATTCGTACCAAACGAGAAATACTTGGCAGTTATGCGACGGCAAACAATGAAAGCCGAACCGTCGAACTAGCGTCTAAGTCTTACGGATCTAGTCCAAATGCTACGAGTGGCTTTGACTATTATATGCAAACCTACGACATGTCCGGCTATGGCTACGAAACTTTACTAGACAACCAAGTAGGATCAGATTCGTCCCGAACACTTAATCCGAAACCGTTTGCGACTAACACTGTTACATCCTCACCAACATTCCCTTGGTTATCAACTGCTGCGCCTACATCCAAAATTGATGAGTTCATTCCGCGTCTTACATCCAACAACTACAGTTCGTCAGTCAACAAAAGTTTGAGCAAAGAATTTGCCAACCACCGTCAAAACTGCAAAACCAATCCAATATTCGAATGTGCTGACGAGAGGTCGAGCCAAAAGAAAATGCCCTCGCAACCGAAAACGGTTAAACgaatcgatattttcaaagatCCGAGTGTTTATGTGATGAAGAAGTCGTGCAGTTTCGATATCGATATGTTCGATGGCCGTCGAACGCAACGCAGTACCAAGAAGTACGAACaaaatctggaaaaatttgaaaaggaaCGCAAAATGTCCGGACAATATGGAGGTACGCTGGAAATGGACTATGTTCCGCATAAGCCTCCGCCCGCGAAAAATCGACGATCGTCTAGTGTGAAAAGCAAACGAAGTCTGCGGGATAAGGATCGATATCACACGGTTGGAAACTGCGAAACAAATGTGCAGCAGTCGGATAAACCGAGCGATGAGAAATCATTCGACGTTTATGTGGCGGAAAAAGGTGTGACTGAAGATGAAAATGTTGATCATCTAAAACTGTATGACAAGCCAGTTGTTCCGAAAGATAGTTCCGCTGAATTGTTTGATCAACTTCACGAAAAACGGGATGGTATCGATGACGGGTCTGTGTTAAATTCCAAATTCCTGTCCCAATCTGAGTACTTAAAGTTCCAAGacatcgaaaagaaaatcgatgtGATTAACAAACTGGTCGAATTAGAAGAGAAAAAACTGGAGCACGAACGTATACTCAAGGAGAATCGAATGAAACCATTTCAATGTAACAGCAAAGAGAAGGGTTACGTGAAATCGTTAACGATGAACTTTGACAATTTGGCGAAAACGTTGCAATACGAAAATGACTATGTGCTCACACAGCGACAATTTGAGCAGCGAATGAAACGGAATTTTAGCTTGCCGGATGTGCTGGAGGGGGCTAAATTGCAACTGTGCGAATTGAACATTGACGACAATTCGAATCAACAGTTTGAAAACGCATTGTCCCTTGAAGGTGTGAGAACATCCGCTTTCTATTTGTTACAGTTCCTTCTTATTTTTTCGGTCATCGTTGTTTTGCACGATCTTTTTAATGCTGCATGA
- the LOC119072719 gene encoding uncharacterized protein LOC119072719 isoform X2 — MTIQHWIKKMFAPRNSSPVQLFTSDEIAAYQIKLKKVLGLTVCSNAALDVSPTTGVLAYPAGCTVVLFNSKKLNQSYLLNTSRKAITAIAYSQCGRYIATGECGQNPAIKVWELDTTNGKAESGTTGGTMVAEFLGHKYAISCIAFSPTGKYLVSVGSQHDMIVNVFDWKSNLKIASNKVSAKVVDVCFSEDGSYFVTVGNRHVKYWYLEGSRKYKEPIPLMGRSAILGELRNNDFCAVACGKGDAADSTYAITRNGHLVEFNSRRLLDKWVACRTTSANCLCISSKYILVGCAESIIRVFSAETLEYLTTLPRTHYLGADVAQGTHISHITAVPPNAKFPDTIAMVFDEPRSRVSCVYNDHSLYIWDLRDIRRVGKSHSFLYHSACIWGVETVPSHNYLKTNVSNKLPLDCFLTCSSDDTIRVWGLDDCENNEIYRRNIYSKELLKVLYIDDELNYIKDVDNPILNMEKPSSYDGRNGVRCIKISPDHIHLATGDRSGNIRIFNLENLKLITTIEAHDSEVLCLEYTSEKIDRKLLASASRDRLIHIFDVENSYQILQTLDDHSSSITSVKFIAGISGSAFQMVSCGADKSIIFRTFQQNQFLRGNNCSGKNTLYDMEIDSNSKHILTACQDRNIRIYGTQNAKHTKTFKGSHSDEGSLIKLCLDLSGIYIATSCTDKTLSVYDYYSTECMARMYGHSELVTGLKFTNDCRHLISASGDGCLFIWDVPHDMMVTMQARLSQQALRSGHPSVPRHISQSTASDESLTPHADTFGSPPNFLDDLPNKPGYRFSDVGQLPQWAKKKTNDDSPPPSANVLSSSPSQSQMFNTTDDEDEGSTPSGDNAERSLASTLGGSSESIPQQSSSSFLQAALDGPGALSDRGERSRRSISAKHNTDNKNSSYSKSFSNTKKEELMKVINEAKQKLENADSYRSAGKKLKTIHEVGYRSNLRASQSIADLSRSSHVDNSLAGRLQRTGDNNKTHANYLNCAAPKSVLTHNCNIVRQLQRDYPPYPCEIGLYHNASTAHSLPQKAQPPLPSTKSSTRPNTLELPNLDQVSTTSNKPTVLPIKGQKHPSILKHYKSCPVSPVHEEVDWSSFAAANQVGNKITVTEPPKRHSMYHEDAKTILDMIHNDTEKMIAEITEKYGDLDDFDPKRSFIPKSNSTGDMLKPRYSKSTLQDNEYFDNDDGNFSSDSLEDCSLDLDVPNFDRRKATKSVCPKHNRRNDQPTTLPKRSSSDYFIYEDFGFATYRNVSLSDILNDDNEPKDNSLFNSHQRHSSASFFLSGDCNKKSQESLLSDEYSIGGAEGVSYCNSMESILSDDSECKSAPLEALFIRTKREILGSYATANNESRTVELASKSYGSSPNATSGFDYYMQTYDMSGYGYETLLDNQVGSDSSRTLNPKPFATNTVTSSPTFPWLSTAAPTSKIDEFIPRLTSNNYSSSVNKSLSKEFANHRQNCKTNPIFECADERSSQKKMPSQPKTVKRIDIFKDPSVYVMKKSCSFDIDMFDGRRTQRSTKKYEQNLEKFEKERKMSGQYGGTLEMDYVPHKPPPAKNRRSSSVKSKRSLRDKDRYHTVGNCETNVQQSDKPSDEKSFDVYVAEKGVTEDENVDHLKLYDKPVVPKDSSAELFDQLHEKRDGIDDGSVLNSKFLSQSEYLKFQDIEKKIDVINKLVELEEKKLEHERILKENRMKPFQCNSKEKGYVKSLTMNFDNLAKTLQYENDYVLTQRQFEQRMKRNFSLPDVLEGAKLQLCELNIDDNSNQQFENALSLEGVRTSAFYLLQFLLIFSVIVVLHDLFNAA; from the exons GTGCACAGTCGTCTTATTTAACTCAAAGAAACTGAATCAATCATACTTACTGAATACGTCCAGAAAAGCCATTACCGCTATTGCCTACTCACAATGTGGACG TTACATTGCAACTGGAGAATGCG GTCAAAATCCGGCAATCAAAGTTTGGGAACTGGATACGACAAATGGAAAAGCAGAGAGTGGCACAACTGGTGGCACTATGGTAGCCGAATTTCTCGGTCACAAATACGCCATCAGTTGCATAGCATTTTCACCGACCGGCAAGTATCTAGTGTCTGTCGGCTCCCAACATGACATGATTGTGAACGTATTCGATtggaaatcaaatttgaaaattgcatCGAACAAAGTCAGTGCCAAGGTGGTGGATGTGTGTTTCAGCGAGGATGGAAGTTATTTTGTTACTGTAGGAAATAGACACGTTAAATATTGGTATTTGGAAGGGAGTAGGAAG TACAAAGAACCAATACCACTCATGGGAAGAAGCGCCATTCTAGGTGAATTACGAAATAACGATTTTTGTGCGGTTGCCTGCGGTAAAGGTGATGCTGCCGACAGTACATATGCTATAACTCGGAATGGCCATTTAGTCGAATTTAATTCAAGACGTCTGCTTGATAAATGGGTTGCGTGTCGAACAACATCAGCGAATTGTCTGTGCATCAGTTCCAAATACATTCTTGTTGGCTGTGCTGAATCAATAATTCGTGTGTTCAGTGCCGAAACGTTGGAGTATCTGACCACATTACCGCGAACGCATTACTTGGGTGCAGACGTGGCGCAAGGTACACACATCAGTCACATAACAGCCGTTCCACCAAATGCTAAATTTCCCGACACAATTGCAATGGTATTCGACGAGCCGCGGTCACGGGTCAGTTGCGTGTACAACGATCACAGTTTGTACATCTGGGATCTGCGAGACATTCGACGCGTCGGCAAAAGTCATTCGTTTCTGTATCATTCCGCGTGCATCTGGGGCGTAGAAACTGTGCCATCACACAATTACCTGAAAACTAATGTTTCGAATAAACTGCCATTGGATTGCTTCTTGACGTGTTCGTCGGACGATACGATTCGTGTGTGGGGTCTGGACGACTGtgaaaacaacgaaatttaTCGGCGTAACATTTACAGCAAAGAACTGCTCAAAGTTCTGTACATCGACGACGAACTGAACTACATCAAAGACGTGGACAATCCGATATTGAACATGGAAAAGCCGTCCAGTTACGATGGTCGTAACGGTGTTCGATGCATCAAAATTAGTCCCGATCACATCCATTTGGCCACTGGTGATAGAAGTGGCAACATTCGTATTTTTAAtctagaaaatttgaaattaatcacAACTATCGAGGCACACGACTCGGAAGTGTTGTGTCTTGAGTATACCAGTGAGAAAATCGATCGAAAGCTGTTGGCCAGTGCCAGTCGCGATCGACTCATTCACATTTTTGACGTTGAAAACAGTTACCAGATACTACAAACGTTGGACGATCATTCGAGCAGTATAACTTCTGTGAAGTTTATAGCCGGCATCAGCGGGAGCGCTTTTCAAATGGTCTCGTGCGGTGCGGATAAGTCAATTATTTTCCGAACGTTCCAACAGAATCAATTCTTGCGCGGAAACAATTGTTCCGGCAAAAATACATTGTACGACATGGAAATCGACAGCAATTCGAAGCACATCCTAACCGCATGCCAGGACAGAAATATCCGGATCTACGGTACACAAAACGCCAAACACACCAAAACATTCAAGGGTTCGCATTCCGATGAGGGCAGTCTGATCAAACTCTGCTTGGATCTCAGCGGTATTTACATAGCCACATCCTGCACGGACAAAACGTTGAGTGTCTACGATTATTATTCGACCGAATGCATGGCTAGAATGTACGGTCACAGTGAATTGGTAACGGGCCTTAAGTTTACCAACGACTGCCGACACTTGATATCAGCCAGCGGCGATGGATGCTTGTTCATTTGGGACGTTCCGCACGATATGATGGTGACAATGCAGGCTCGACTGTCTCAACAAGCTTTGCGATCGGGTCATCCAAGTGTTCCTCGACACATAAGCCAGTCAACGGCTAGTGATGAATCCCTTACACCCCATGCAGACACATTCGGGTCGCCGCCCAATTTTCTGGATGATTTGCCAAATAAACCAGGTTATCGTTTCTCAGATGTTGGACAACTGCCACAATGggcgaaaaagaaaacaaatgacGATTCACCACCACCCAGTGCTAATGTTCTTAGTTCCAGTCCTAGTCAAAGTCAA ATGTTCAACACAACAGACGATGAAGATGAAGGCTCAACTCCTAGTGGTGATAATGCGGAACGATCGTTAGCGTCCACATTGGGTGGCAGTTCTGAAAGTATACCTCAACAAAGTTCATCTAGTTTTCTACAAGCAGCTCTCGATGGACCTGGTGCTTTGTCGGACAGAGGCGAGAGAA GTCGACGAAGCATCAGTGCAAAACACAATACGGACAACAAGAATTCGTCGTATTCGAAATCGTTTTCAAATACTAAGAAAGAAGAACTGATGAAAGTGATCAACGAGGCCAAacagaaattggaaaat GCTGATAGCTATCGTAGCGCAggtaaaaaactgaaaacaataCACGAG GTGGGCTATCGATCGAATTTACGAGCCAGTCAAAGTATAGCTGATTTAAGTCGATCCTCGCATGTCGATAATTCGTTGGCAGGTCGCTTACAACGAACCG GAGACAATAATAAAACTCATGCAAACTACTTGAACTGTGCTGCACCAAAATCTGTACTAACCCATAACTGTAACATCGTACGTCAATTACAGCGTGACTATCCACCGTATCCGTGTGAAATAGGTCTTTATCACAACGCATCCACAGCACATTCATTACCACAAAAAGCACAACCACCATTACCATCAACGAAATCATCAACACGTCCGAATACTTTAGAATTACCCAATTTGGATCAGGTGTCCACAACGTCGAATAAACCGACAGTATTGCCGATCAAAGGACAAAAGCATCCGAGTATCCTCAAACACTATAAATCGTGCCCGGTGTCGCCAGTTCACGAAGAAGTGGACTGGTCCAGTTTTGCCGCAGCCAATCAGGTTGGCAATAAAATCACCGTAACTGAACCACCAAAACGCCATTCCATGTACCATGAAGATGCCAAAACCATTTTGGATATGATACACAATGACACCGAGAAGATGATAGCGGAAATAACCGAAAAGTACGGTGATCTGGATGATTTTGATCCGAAGCGGTCATTCATACCGAAAAGCAATTCTACTGGCGATATGCTTAAGCCAAGATACAGTAAATCCACGCTACAAGATAATGAATACTTCGACAACGACGACGGTAATTTTAGTTCAGATTCGCTAGAAGACTGTAGCTTGGATCTTGATGTGCCAAATTTTGATCGTCGCAAAGCAACCAAATCAGTTTGTCCGAAACACAATCGACGAAATGATCAGCCAACCACACTTCCCAAGCGTTCAAGCTCAGACTACTTCATTTACGAAGATTTCGGTTTCGCTACGTATCGAAACGTGTCGTTATCCGACATTTTAAACGACGACAATGAACCCAAAGACAATTCATTGTTCAATTCCCACCAAAGACATTCAAGTGCTAGCTTCTTTCTGTCGGGCGATTGTAACAAGAAAAGCCAGGAAAGTTTGTTGTCCGACGAGTATAGTATCGGTGGGGCTGAAGGTGTAAGCTATTGTAACAGCATGGAAAGCATCTTGTCTGATGACTCGGAATGCAAAAGTGCTCCACTGGAAGCGTTATTCATTCGTACCAAACGAGAAATACTTGGCAGTTATGCGACGGCAAACAATGAAAGCCGAACCGTCGAACTAGCGTCTAAGTCTTACGGATCTAGTCCAAATGCTACGAGTGGCTTTGACTATTATATGCAAACCTACGACATGTCCGGCTATGGCTACGAAACTTTACTAGACAACCAAGTAGGATCAGATTCGTCCCGAACACTTAATCCGAAACCGTTTGCGACTAACACTGTTACATCCTCACCAACATTCCCTTGGTTATCAACTGCTGCGCCTACATCCAAAATTGATGAGTTCATTCCGCGTCTTACATCCAACAACTACAGTTCGTCAGTCAACAAAAGTTTGAGCAAAGAATTTGCCAACCACCGTCAAAACTGCAAAACCAATCCAATATTCGAATGTGCTGACGAGAGGTCGAGCCAAAAGAAAATGCCCTCGCAACCGAAAACGGTTAAACgaatcgatattttcaaagatCCGAGTGTTTATGTGATGAAGAAGTCGTGCAGTTTCGATATCGATATGTTCGATGGCCGTCGAACGCAACGCAGTACCAAGAAGTACGAACaaaatctggaaaaatttgaaaaggaaCGCAAAATGTCCGGACAATATGGAGGTACGCTGGAAATGGACTATGTTCCGCATAAGCCTCCGCCCGCGAAAAATCGACGATCGTCTAGTGTGAAAAGCAAACGAAGTCTGCGGGATAAGGATCGATATCACACGGTTGGAAACTGCGAAACAAATGTGCAGCAGTCGGATAAACCGAGCGATGAGAAATCATTCGACGTTTATGTGGCGGAAAAAGGTGTGACTGAAGATGAAAATGTTGATCATCTAAAACTGTATGACAAGCCAGTTGTTCCGAAAGATAGTTCCGCTGAATTGTTTGATCAACTTCACGAAAAACGGGATGGTATCGATGACGGGTCTGTGTTAAATTCCAAATTCCTGTCCCAATCTGAGTACTTAAAGTTCCAAGacatcgaaaagaaaatcgatgtGATTAACAAACTGGTCGAATTAGAAGAGAAAAAACTGGAGCACGAACGTATACTCAAGGAGAATCGAATGAAACCATTTCAATGTAACAGCAAAGAGAAGGGTTACGTGAAATCGTTAACGATGAACTTTGACAATTTGGCGAAAACGTTGCAATACGAAAATGACTATGTGCTCACACAGCGACAATTTGAGCAGCGAATGAAACGGAATTTTAGCTTGCCGGATGTGCTGGAGGGGGCTAAATTGCAACTGTGCGAATTGAACATTGACGACAATTCGAATCAACAGTTTGAAAACGCATTGTCCCTTGAAGGTGTGAGAACATCCGCTTTCTATTTGTTACAGTTCCTTCTTATTTTTTCGGTCATCGTTGTTTTGCACGATCTTTTTAATGCTGCATGA